Part of the Yersinia hibernica genome, CTTTGCCATTGCGGGCGTTGCAGTTTGTCACCGTCATCCCTTTGACCAGCCAGAAGCTGAACAAGAACTGGCCGATGGTTACCACATTGAATATTCCGGTATGAAATTCGGTCTGTTCTTCGTCGGTGAATACATCGGTATCGTGACTGTCTCTGCACTGATAGTCACTTTGTTCTTCGGGGGCTGGCAAGGCCCATTCTTGCCGCCATTTATCTGGTTTGCGCTGAAAACGGCTTTCTTCATGGTGATGTTCATTCTGATCCGTGCCTCCTTGCCGCGCCCACGTTATGACCAAGTGATGTCATTCGGTTGGAAAGTTTGCCTGCCGTTGACCCTGCTGAATCTGCTGGCGACTGCCGCGGTCATTTTGTACAACGCTCAATAAGGGGTGAATGAACCATGACGTTGAAAGAGTTAGTGGTTGGTTTCGGCACCCAAGTGCGCAGCCTGTGGATGATTGGCCTTCATGCCTTCCACAAGCGCGAAACCCAAATGTATCCAGAAGAGCCGGTTTATCTGCCACCGCGCTACCGTGGCCGCATCGTGCTGACGCGCGATCCTGACGGTGAAGAGCGCTGTGTTGCGTGTAACCTGTGTGCCGTTGCTTGCCCGGTGGGGTGTATCTCATTGCAGAAAGCCGAGCAGAAAGATGGCCGTTGGTATCCGGAGTTCTTCCGTATCAACTTCTCGCGCTGCATTTTCTGTGGCCTGTGTGAAGAGGCTTGCCCAACCACCGCCATCCAGCTCACGCCGGATTTCGAAATGGGTGAGTTCAAACGCCAGGATCTGGTGTATGAGAAAGAAGACTTGTTGATCTCGGGGCCGGGTAAATATCCGGAATATAATTTCTACCGGATGTCCGGTATGGCGATTGACGGCAAGCCGAAAGGCGACGCCGAAAATGAAGCCAAACCGATCGACGTTAAAGGTCTGATGCCTTAGGAGCCAGCGTCCATGGAATTTGCATTTTATATTGCAGCATTGGTGGCAGTGGTGGCGACTATTCGCGTTATCACTCATACCAACCCGGTACATGCGCTGCTGTACCTGATTATCTCTTTGCTGGCTATTTCAGCGGTATTTTTCTCGCTGGGGGCTTACTTTGCCGGTGCGTTGGAAATCATCGTGTACGCCGGTGCCATTATGGTGCTGTTCGTGTTCGTGGTGATGATGCTGAACTTGGGCAATGTTGAACAACAAGAGCGCGACTGGTTGAAACCAAGCTTGTGGATTGGCCCCGGCTTATTGGCCTTGGTGCTGCTGTCGGTACTGATTTATGGCATTAGCTCAGTCACCGATTCAGGTATCAGCGGTGAGATGGTGGATGCCAAAGCGGTCGGTATCAGCTTGTTCGGCCCTTATGTGCTGGCGGTTGAGTTGGCTTCAATGCTGCTGCTAGCCGGGCTGGTCGTTGCCTTCCATATTGGGCGGGAACACAAGCCGGGTGAAGTGCTAGGCGCAAGTGACAGCGCGAAAAGAAAAACGGAGGAACAAGCATGATCCCTCTACAACATGGCCTGATTTTGGCGGCCATTCTGTTTGTGCTGGGGCTGATGGGGTTGATGATTCGTCGCAACCTGCTGTTTATGCTGATAAGCCTGGAAGTGATGATCAATGCAGCGGCGCTCGCCTTTGTGGTGGCGGGCAGTTATTGGGGTCAGGCTGACGGTCAGGTGATGTATATCCTGGCAATTACGCTGGCGGCAGCGGAGGCCAGTATTGGCCTGGCATTGCTGCTACAGCTGTATCGTCGCCGTCATACTCTGAATATCGACACAGTCAGTGAGATGCGCGGATGAACCTATTATATTTAACAATTCTGCTGCCACTGCTGGGCTTCTTGCTGTTGGCATTCTCCCGTGGGCGTTGGTCTGAAAATACCTCCGCCACTGTTGGGGTGGGTTCTATTGGCCTAACGGCGCTGGTGACACTGTATGTCGCAGTGGATTTCCTTAGCCAAAAAGCCACCGGGGTACCGGTGTTTAACCAAACACTGTGGAATTGGATGTCTGTCGGGGAGTTCAACATTCCGCTGACGCTGACACTGGACGGCCTGTCGCTGACCATGTTGTCGGTGGTCACTGGCGTGGGCTTCCTTATTCACATGTATGCCTCTTGGTATATGCGGGGGGAAGAGGGCTATTCCCGCTTCTTCGCTTACACCAACCTGTTTATCGCCAGTATGGTGGTCTTGGTGTTGGCGGATAACCTGATGCTGATGTATTTGGGTTGGGAAGGGGTAGGGCTGTGCAGTTACTTGCTGATTGGTTTCTACTACACCAATCCGGCTAACGGTGCAGCAGCGATGAAAGCCTTTATCGTGACCCGTGTCGGTGACGTGTTCTTGGCCATCGCCTTGTTTATCCTCTACCAAGAACTGGGTACGTTGAACATTCGTGAGCTGATGGTATTAGCACCGCAGAAACTGGAAATGGGCTCCACCGCTATTACCTGGGCGACGCTGATGCTGTTGGGTGGTGCGGTCGGTAAATCGGCGCAGTTGCCGTTACAAACTTGGTTGGCTGATGCGATGGCTGGCCCGACGCCGGTTTCTGCATTGATCCATGCGGCAACCATGGTAACTGCCGGGGTGTATTTGATTGCCCGAACTCACGGTCTATTCCTGATGGCACCGGAAGTTCTGCATCTGGTCGGGGTTATCGGTGCGGTGACCTTGGTATTGGCCGGTTTTGCCGCCTTGGTGCAAACCGACATCAAACGGGTGCTGGCCTACTCCACCATGAGCCAGATTGGCTACATGTTCCTGGCGCTCGGCGTGCAGGCATGGGATGCGGCGATTTTCCACCTGATGACCCATGCTTTCTTCAAAGCCTTACTGTTCCTCTCCTCCGGTTCAGTGATTCTGGCCTGTCACCACGAGCAAAATATTTTCAAAATGGGCGGTCTGCGCAAGACTATCCCATTGGTTTATATCTGCTTCTTGGTGGGTGGTGCAGCGCTGGCAGCATTGCCAATCGTCACCGCCGGCTTCTACAGTAAAGATGAGATTCTGTGGGGCGCATTGGCCAGTGGCCATGTCAACCTGATGGTAGCGGGGCTGGTTGGGGCATTCCTCACCGCGCTGTACACCTTCCGCATGATTTTCATTGTGTTCCATGGCGAGCCAAAAACCAAAGCGCATCCGGTCAAAGGGATAACTCACAGCCTGCCGCTGATCGTGTTGCTGGTGCTGTCGACATTTGTTGGCGCGCTGATAACACCACCGCTGGCGGGTGTATTGCCAGAGCTTCACTTTGGTGAAGAGGGCAAAATGCCGCTGGAAATCTTCTCTGGGGTGATAGTGGTGATTGGTATTGCACTGGCAGC contains:
- the nuoJ gene encoding NADH-quinone oxidoreductase subunit J, encoding MEFAFYIAALVAVVATIRVITHTNPVHALLYLIISLLAISAVFFSLGAYFAGALEIIVYAGAIMVLFVFVVMMLNLGNVEQQERDWLKPSLWIGPGLLALVLLSVLIYGISSVTDSGISGEMVDAKAVGISLFGPYVLAVELASMLLLAGLVVAFHIGREHKPGEVLGASDSAKRKTEEQA
- the nuoI gene encoding NADH-quinone oxidoreductase subunit NuoI codes for the protein MTLKELVVGFGTQVRSLWMIGLHAFHKRETQMYPEEPVYLPPRYRGRIVLTRDPDGEERCVACNLCAVACPVGCISLQKAEQKDGRWYPEFFRINFSRCIFCGLCEEACPTTAIQLTPDFEMGEFKRQDLVYEKEDLLISGPGKYPEYNFYRMSGMAIDGKPKGDAENEAKPIDVKGLMP
- the nuoL gene encoding NADH-quinone oxidoreductase subunit L, whose translation is MNLLYLTILLPLLGFLLLAFSRGRWSENTSATVGVGSIGLTALVTLYVAVDFLSQKATGVPVFNQTLWNWMSVGEFNIPLTLTLDGLSLTMLSVVTGVGFLIHMYASWYMRGEEGYSRFFAYTNLFIASMVVLVLADNLMLMYLGWEGVGLCSYLLIGFYYTNPANGAAAMKAFIVTRVGDVFLAIALFILYQELGTLNIRELMVLAPQKLEMGSTAITWATLMLLGGAVGKSAQLPLQTWLADAMAGPTPVSALIHAATMVTAGVYLIARTHGLFLMAPEVLHLVGVIGAVTLVLAGFAALVQTDIKRVLAYSTMSQIGYMFLALGVQAWDAAIFHLMTHAFFKALLFLSSGSVILACHHEQNIFKMGGLRKTIPLVYICFLVGGAALAALPIVTAGFYSKDEILWGALASGHVNLMVAGLVGAFLTALYTFRMIFIVFHGEPKTKAHPVKGITHSLPLIVLLVLSTFVGALITPPLAGVLPELHFGEEGKMPLEIFSGVIVVIGIALAAMLYLGKRQLVNSIAQSAPGRFFTVWWFHAWGFDWLYHNVFVRPYLWIARLLQRDPLNSLMNTPAILSRWSNRGLTVSENGQVRWYVASMGLGAVVVLALLLFV
- the nuoK gene encoding NADH-quinone oxidoreductase subunit NuoK is translated as MIPLQHGLILAAILFVLGLMGLMIRRNLLFMLISLEVMINAAALAFVVAGSYWGQADGQVMYILAITLAAAEASIGLALLLQLYRRRHTLNIDTVSEMRG